In the Pseudonocardia cypriaca genome, one interval contains:
- a CDS encoding GcvT family protein encodes MPDVLPGRARIVIIGGGVGGASVAYHLAERGERDVLLIERSELTSGSTFHSAGLVGQLRSDPALTRMNVYSAELYRKLEAAGGEHAPGWVESGSLRLASSPERLEEIRRQAGWAARSGLPLELISADAAEELFPLMSTDGVLGAAYTPTDGHVDPSRLCYALAALARGNGVTIAQRTRVIEINTEKGQVSGVRTDRGDVECEIVVDCGGMFAAEIGRLAGVRIPVVPMSHQYVVTAPLPAGSMPADRPLPSLRDPDLLVYYRQEVDGLVMGGYERQSAPWTATPHSYDAVPADFNGKLLSPDWDRFSEIIDNAQVRVPVLADTGIVTMINGPEAFTPDNEFCLGETDVAGFFVAAGFCAHGIAGAGGIGRVMADWIIDGDPGMDLWHMDVRRFGRHYRSPGYTLARTVENYESYYDIRYPAAERAAGRPLRTSPAYAWHAAHGAVFGEKAGWERVNHYAEAGSEDLRPRGWAGRHWSPCVEPEHRAVREAAGLFDESSFAKISISGPDAAAFCAHVFAGRVDRAPGAVVYTQALNDRGGIEMDVTLTRLAEDEFLVVTGTAFGTHDLGWLRRQARLTGAAVRLADVTGAEACFGLWGPQARDLLAPLTPASLANGDFPFGTMRETTVGDIPVRAVRVTFVGELGWELYCSTEYGAALWRTLAGTGVRPCGYRAIESLRLEKGYRVWGADITPETTPDEAGLAFAVRREGEFAGRTALLAARERGPERSLRCLVLDDPRAVALGGEPVRLAREVVGQVTSGGYGYTVARSIAYAYLPAGTPDGAELFVQVDGAWERATVAASPLYDPTGERIRA; translated from the coding sequence ATGCCAGACGTGTTGCCCGGCCGTGCCCGCATCGTGATCATCGGTGGAGGGGTGGGCGGCGCAAGTGTGGCCTACCACCTCGCGGAGCGTGGTGAGCGGGATGTCCTGTTGATCGAGCGCTCCGAGCTGACGAGTGGATCAACCTTCCACTCCGCGGGCCTGGTCGGACAGCTGCGCTCCGATCCGGCTCTGACCAGGATGAACGTGTACTCGGCCGAGCTCTACCGCAAGCTCGAGGCCGCCGGTGGTGAGCACGCTCCCGGGTGGGTCGAGTCGGGGTCGCTGCGGCTCGCGTCCTCGCCCGAGCGGCTGGAGGAGATCCGCCGTCAGGCCGGCTGGGCGGCCCGGTCCGGCCTACCCCTCGAGTTGATCTCCGCGGACGCGGCCGAGGAGCTGTTTCCGCTGATGAGCACGGATGGCGTGCTCGGCGCCGCGTACACGCCGACCGACGGTCACGTGGACCCGTCGCGCCTGTGCTACGCCCTCGCCGCGCTGGCCCGGGGCAACGGGGTCACGATCGCACAACGAACCCGTGTCATCGAGATCAACACGGAAAAAGGCCAGGTCAGCGGGGTGCGCACGGACCGGGGCGACGTCGAGTGCGAGATCGTGGTCGACTGCGGCGGGATGTTCGCGGCCGAGATCGGGCGGCTCGCGGGGGTCCGGATCCCCGTGGTGCCGATGTCGCACCAGTACGTCGTCACCGCGCCGTTGCCGGCCGGTTCGATGCCCGCCGACCGGCCGTTGCCGTCGCTGCGCGACCCCGACCTGCTCGTCTACTACCGCCAGGAGGTCGACGGCCTCGTCATGGGCGGCTACGAGCGGCAGTCCGCCCCCTGGACCGCCACCCCGCACTCCTACGACGCCGTGCCGGCCGACTTCAACGGCAAGCTGCTGTCGCCGGACTGGGACCGGTTCTCCGAGATCATCGACAACGCGCAGGTCCGCGTGCCCGTGCTCGCCGACACCGGGATCGTCACGATGATCAACGGGCCGGAGGCGTTCACCCCCGACAACGAGTTCTGCCTCGGCGAGACCGATGTCGCGGGCTTCTTCGTCGCCGCCGGCTTCTGCGCGCACGGCATCGCGGGCGCCGGGGGGATCGGGCGGGTGATGGCCGACTGGATCATCGACGGCGACCCGGGCATGGACCTCTGGCACATGGACGTGCGCCGTTTCGGCCGCCACTACCGCTCGCCCGGCTACACCCTCGCGCGCACCGTCGAGAACTACGAGAGCTACTACGACATCCGCTACCCGGCGGCCGAGCGGGCGGCAGGCCGCCCCCTGCGCACGTCGCCCGCGTACGCCTGGCACGCCGCCCACGGCGCGGTGTTCGGCGAGAAGGCCGGGTGGGAGCGGGTCAACCACTACGCCGAAGCCGGGTCCGAGGACCTGCGGCCGCGCGGGTGGGCGGGCCGGCACTGGTCGCCGTGCGTGGAGCCAGAGCACCGCGCCGTGCGCGAGGCGGCCGGCCTGTTCGACGAGAGCTCGTTCGCGAAGATCTCGATCAGCGGCCCGGACGCGGCGGCGTTCTGCGCGCACGTCTTCGCCGGCCGGGTGGACCGGGCCCCGGGCGCCGTGGTCTACACCCAGGCGCTCAACGACCGCGGCGGCATCGAGATGGACGTCACGCTCACCCGGCTCGCCGAGGACGAGTTCCTCGTGGTCACCGGCACGGCGTTCGGCACCCACGACCTCGGGTGGCTGCGCCGGCAGGCCAGGCTCACGGGCGCGGCGGTGCGGCTGGCCGACGTCACGGGCGCGGAGGCGTGCTTCGGGCTGTGGGGCCCGCAGGCCCGTGACCTCCTCGCCCCGCTCACCCCGGCGTCGCTGGCGAACGGAGACTTCCCGTTCGGCACGATGCGGGAGACGACGGTGGGGGACATCCCCGTGCGGGCCGTGCGGGTGACGTTCGTGGGGGAGCTGGGCTGGGAGCTGTACTGCTCCACGGAGTACGGCGCCGCCCTGTGGCGGACGCTCGCCGGGACCGGCGTCCGGCCGTGCGGCTACCGGGCGATCGAGAGCCTGCGGCTGGAGAAGGGCTACCGGGTGTGGGGCGCCGACATCACCCCCGAGACCACACCCGACGAGGCCGGCCTCGCCTTCGCCGTCCGCCGGGAGGGGGAGTTCGCCGGGCGCACGGCGCTGCTCGCGGCCCGCGAGCGCGGCCCGGAACGCAGCCTGCGTTGCCTCGTGCTCGACGACCCGCGCGCCGTGGCACTCGGCGGTGAACCGGTGCGCCTGGCCCGCGAGGTGGTGGGGCAGGTGACCTCCGGCGGCTACGGGTACACCGTGGCCCGCTCCATCGCCTACGCCTACCTGCCGGCAGGCACTCCGGACGGAGCCGAGCTGTTCGTGCAGGTGGACGGTGCCTGGGAGCGTGCAACCGTGGCCGCGAGCCCGCTCTACGACCCGACGGGCGAACGCATCCGCGCCTGA
- the sigJ gene encoding RNA polymerase sigma factor SigJ, which produces MDQPTLLAERFEEHRPHLRAVAYRMLGSMGEADDAVQDAWLRLDRADASEIESLRAWLTTVVGRICLNMLRSRATRREDPLDAPHVPDPVVTSPDGGDPAHEALVADAVGLALLVVLDTLPPAERLAYVLHDMFAVPFEDIAPIVERSPAAARQLASRARRRVRTGAPEPDPDRSRQRKVVDAFFAASHAGNFEALLGLLAPDVVLRADGGALRPGASAFVQGAAAVAGRAWTYRKLSPYVRPVLVNGVAGVLVARDGEPFSIMAFTVRDDRIVAIDALSDPERLRALELPALSG; this is translated from the coding sequence GTGGACCAGCCGACGCTGTTGGCCGAGCGCTTCGAGGAGCACCGCCCGCACCTGCGCGCCGTGGCCTACCGCATGCTCGGGTCGATGGGCGAGGCCGACGACGCGGTGCAGGACGCCTGGCTGCGCCTCGACCGCGCGGACGCTTCCGAGATCGAGAGCCTCCGCGCTTGGCTGACCACCGTGGTGGGCCGGATCTGCCTGAACATGCTCCGATCCCGCGCCACCCGTCGCGAGGATCCCCTGGACGCCCCGCACGTGCCCGACCCCGTGGTGACCTCGCCGGACGGCGGTGACCCCGCGCACGAGGCGCTGGTGGCCGACGCCGTCGGTCTCGCCCTGCTCGTCGTGCTGGACACGCTGCCGCCCGCGGAGCGGCTCGCGTACGTGCTGCACGACATGTTCGCGGTGCCGTTCGAGGACATCGCGCCGATCGTCGAGCGTTCACCCGCCGCGGCGCGCCAGCTCGCCAGCAGGGCGCGCCGCCGGGTACGCACCGGCGCCCCCGAGCCGGACCCGGACCGCAGCCGCCAGCGCAAGGTGGTCGACGCGTTCTTCGCGGCCTCCCACGCCGGCAACTTCGAGGCGTTGCTCGGGCTGCTCGCCCCCGACGTCGTGCTGCGTGCCGACGGCGGCGCGCTGCGCCCAGGCGCCAGCGCCTTCGTGCAGGGCGCCGCGGCGGTGGCCGGCCGGGCGTGGACCTACCGGAAGCTGTCGCCCTACGTGCGCCCGGTGCTGGTCAACGGGGTGGCCGGCGTGCTCGTCGCGCGCGACGGGGAGCCGTTCTCGATCATGGCCTTCACGGTGCGCGACGACAGGATCGTGGCGATCGACGCCCTGTCGGACCCCGAGCGCCTGCGAGCGCTGGAGCTGCCCGCGCTCAGCGGCTGA
- a CDS encoding SDR family oxidoreductase, producing the protein MYEKIAVAGATGRTGRHAVDILRGRGHDVVAMSRSTGVDLVSGAGLAEALGGVGCVIDLASTPSPELQAATDYFTAATRNLHEFGERAGVRRLVVASIIGNDRFTAGYNMAKQVHEQEALAGPVPARVMRAAQFHEFVELLVRWGTRGDVSHVQNMRMQPVSARTVAEAAIELAFAPDGDAGEPFPEIAGPREERLADLARTLVARRGPSLRIEEASDPDDPDRELFENGALLPSPHAVLAGPTFEDWLASQAADAPQPV; encoded by the coding sequence ATGTACGAGAAGATCGCGGTGGCGGGGGCGACGGGGCGCACGGGGCGGCACGCCGTGGACATCCTGCGCGGGCGGGGCCACGACGTGGTCGCGATGTCGCGCTCGACCGGCGTCGACCTCGTGAGCGGAGCAGGCCTGGCCGAGGCCCTCGGGGGCGTGGGCTGCGTGATCGACCTCGCCAGCACGCCCTCGCCCGAGCTGCAGGCGGCTACCGACTACTTCACGGCCGCCACCCGCAACCTGCACGAGTTCGGCGAGCGGGCGGGCGTGCGCCGGCTGGTCGTGGCGTCGATCATCGGGAACGACCGCTTCACCGCCGGCTACAACATGGCGAAGCAGGTCCACGAGCAGGAGGCCCTCGCGGGCCCGGTCCCGGCCCGCGTCATGCGCGCGGCCCAGTTCCACGAGTTCGTCGAGCTGCTCGTCCGGTGGGGCACCCGGGGGGACGTGAGCCACGTGCAGAACATGCGGATGCAGCCGGTGTCGGCCCGCACGGTCGCCGAAGCGGCGATCGAACTCGCCTTCGCCCCCGACGGCGATGCCGGCGAGCCGTTCCCGGAGATCGCAGGCCCGCGCGAGGAACGCCTCGCCGACCTCGCCCGCACGCTCGTCGCCCGGCGCGGCCCGTCCCTGCGGATCGAGGAGGCGAGCGACCCGGACGATCCCGACCGCGAGCTGTTCGAGAACGGCGCCCTCCTCCCGTCCCCGCACGCGGTGCTGGCCGGCCCGACGTTCGAGGACTGGCTGGCGTCGCAGGCCGCCGACGCGCCGCAGCCGGTGTGA
- a CDS encoding phosphotransferase, which translates to MELTTTVLASDLDALLDTIPCTARQPRTVVDLPGGLTNRNLKVTNADGTCVVRIPAGGKSLLGIDRDVEHANSVAAAEAGVGAPVLHYRAGEGLAVGFLPGRALGNADLHRPDVLHRVAAACRQLHSGPRFVNDFDMFEVQARYRRIVAEHGFRIPERYDEFAPAVASIREALGPRTDTVPCNNDLLAENLLDDGERVRIIDYEYSGNNDPCFELGNIWSEATLPLPLLDELVTAYYGRPRPRQVARARLFALMSQYGWTLWAAIQHGSSPLDFDFWSWGMEKYDRAVAAFDGPDLEHLLVAASQPE; encoded by the coding sequence GTGGAGTTGACCACGACCGTGCTCGCCTCGGACCTTGACGCGCTGCTCGACACGATTCCGTGCACCGCGCGACAGCCGCGCACCGTCGTCGATCTCCCTGGTGGGCTCACCAATCGCAACCTCAAGGTCACCAACGCGGACGGCACCTGCGTGGTGCGGATCCCGGCCGGTGGGAAGAGCCTGCTCGGCATCGACCGTGACGTCGAGCACGCCAACTCCGTGGCCGCCGCCGAGGCCGGCGTGGGGGCGCCGGTGCTGCACTACCGGGCCGGCGAGGGCCTGGCCGTCGGCTTCCTGCCCGGCCGGGCGCTCGGCAACGCCGACCTGCACCGCCCGGACGTACTGCACCGCGTCGCAGCCGCGTGCCGGCAGCTGCACTCGGGGCCCCGGTTCGTCAACGACTTCGACATGTTCGAGGTGCAGGCGCGCTACCGGCGGATCGTGGCCGAGCACGGCTTCCGGATCCCGGAGCGGTACGACGAGTTCGCTCCGGCGGTGGCCAGCATCCGCGAGGCGCTCGGGCCCCGCACCGACACGGTGCCCTGCAACAACGACCTCCTCGCCGAGAACCTCCTCGACGACGGCGAGCGCGTCCGCATCATCGACTACGAGTACTCGGGCAACAACGACCCGTGTTTCGAGCTGGGCAACATCTGGAGCGAGGCGACGCTGCCACTCCCCCTGCTCGACGAGCTCGTCACGGCCTACTACGGCCGGCCCCGCCCGCGACAGGTCGCGCGGGCGCGCCTGTTCGCCCTGATGTCCCAGTACGGCTGGACGCTCTGGGCGGCCATCCAGCACGGCTCCAGCCCCCTCGACTTCGACTTCTGGTCCTGGGGCATGGAGAAGTACGACCGCGCCGTCGCGGCGTTCGACGGACCCGACCTCGAGCACCTGCTCGTGGCGGCCTCCCAACCCGAATAA
- a CDS encoding SAM-dependent methyltransferase: protein MDLGIDRAHGARIYDYILGGKDHYAIDRAAGDASLRLWPALRVHMLENRSFMHRAARYLAEQGVRQFLDVGTGIPTSPNLHEVVQAVVPDARVVYVDNDPVVLAHARARMGGTPQGRTAYVRADMREPDALLADPRLRDTLDLNEPVGLTLIAVLHFITDDELAREVVRKLVDALPPGSYVAASVATDDFAPVPLAGVQRVYEAYGESLQWRTKAQVEDLFAGLDLVEPGIVQIHKWRPAPGTGPIVDADIAMYGAIARKC, encoded by the coding sequence ATGGACCTGGGGATCGACCGCGCGCACGGCGCCCGGATCTACGACTACATCCTCGGCGGCAAGGACCACTACGCCATCGACCGGGCGGCGGGCGACGCCTCGCTGCGGCTCTGGCCGGCCCTGCGCGTGCACATGCTGGAGAACCGCAGCTTCATGCACCGGGCGGCGCGGTACCTGGCCGAGCAGGGCGTGCGCCAGTTCCTCGACGTCGGCACCGGCATCCCGACCTCACCCAACCTGCACGAGGTGGTGCAGGCGGTCGTCCCGGACGCCCGGGTGGTCTACGTCGACAACGACCCGGTCGTCCTGGCGCACGCCCGCGCGCGGATGGGCGGCACCCCCCAGGGCCGCACCGCCTACGTCCGCGCCGACATGCGCGAGCCCGACGCCCTCCTCGCCGACCCGCGGCTGCGCGACACGCTCGACCTCAACGAACCGGTCGGCCTCACCCTGATCGCGGTGCTGCACTTCATCACCGACGACGAGCTGGCCCGCGAGGTCGTCCGGAAGCTCGTCGACGCGCTGCCCCCTGGCAGCTACGTCGCCGCGTCCGTCGCCACCGACGACTTCGCGCCGGTCCCCCTCGCCGGGGTGCAACGGGTGTACGAGGCGTACGGCGAGTCGCTGCAGTGGCGCACGAAGGCCCAGGTCGAGGACCTCTTCGCCGGGCTCGACCTCGTCGAGCCCGGCATCGTCCAGATCCACAAGTGGCGGCCGGCCCCGGGCACCGGCCCGATCGTCGACGCGGACATCGCGATGTACGGGGCGATCGCGCGCAAGTGCTGA
- the recQ gene encoding DNA helicase RecQ has translation MPDARTADPVADTVDAAPLDVLRRVFGYESFRGQQAEIIEHVCGGGDALVLMPTGGGKSLCYQVPALVRPGVGVVVSPLIALMQDQVDALRALGVRAGFLNSTQTFEERRDTERAFLTGELDLLYLAPERLRVPSTLSLLDRGRIALFAIDEAHCVAQWGHDFRPDYLALSELHERWPDVPRIALTATATEATHAEIAQRLDLRPSERARHFVASFDRPNIQYRIAPKDDPRRQLLDLIRTEHPGDAGIVYCLSRNSVERTAEFLVGQGLTAVPYHAGLESGTRAANQARFLREDGVIVVATIAFGMGIDKPDVRFVAHLDLPKSVEGYYQETGRAGRDGLPSTAWLAYGLADVVQQRKMIEESDGDRDHRRRLAQHLDAMLALCETVECRRTQLLAYFGQRGAPACGNCDTCLVPPESWDGTVAAQKVLSTVFRLDRERRQKFGAGQIVDILLGRRTAKVEQFDHHTLSVFGVGADLGEAEWRAVLRQLVARGLLAVEPRHQTFVLTDESRPVLRGEHQVMLRRDPQRQARRSRPAKAAQPDLAPEAAPVFERLRTWRGATAKEQGVPAYVIFHDATLREIASRRPTSLAELGRVSGVGETKLARYGEQVLAALSD, from the coding sequence GTGCCCGATGCCCGGACCGCGGATCCCGTCGCCGACACCGTCGACGCAGCCCCGCTCGACGTCCTGCGCCGCGTGTTCGGCTACGAGTCGTTCCGCGGGCAGCAGGCCGAGATCATCGAGCACGTCTGCGGCGGCGGGGACGCGTTGGTCCTCATGCCGACGGGCGGGGGGAAGTCGCTGTGCTACCAGGTCCCCGCGCTGGTGCGCCCGGGCGTCGGGGTGGTGGTGTCGCCGCTGATCGCGCTGATGCAGGACCAGGTCGACGCGCTGCGGGCGCTGGGCGTGCGGGCCGGGTTCCTCAACTCCACGCAGACCTTCGAGGAGCGCCGCGACACCGAGCGGGCGTTCCTCACCGGCGAGCTCGACCTGCTCTACCTCGCCCCGGAGCGGCTGCGCGTGCCGTCCACGCTGAGCCTGCTCGACCGCGGCCGGATCGCGCTGTTCGCGATCGACGAGGCCCACTGCGTGGCGCAGTGGGGCCACGACTTCCGCCCCGACTACCTGGCGCTGTCCGAGCTGCACGAGCGGTGGCCCGATGTGCCGCGCATCGCACTCACGGCCACCGCCACCGAGGCCACCCACGCCGAGATCGCGCAGCGCCTCGACCTGCGCCCGAGCGAGCGGGCCCGGCACTTCGTCGCGAGCTTCGACCGGCCGAACATCCAGTACCGGATCGCGCCGAAGGACGACCCGCGCCGCCAGCTGCTCGACCTCATCCGCACCGAGCACCCCGGCGACGCGGGCATCGTCTACTGCCTCTCGCGCAACTCGGTGGAGCGCACCGCCGAGTTCCTGGTGGGCCAGGGCCTCACCGCGGTGCCGTACCACGCCGGGCTCGAATCGGGCACGCGCGCGGCGAACCAGGCCCGGTTCCTGCGCGAGGACGGCGTGATCGTCGTCGCCACGATCGCCTTCGGCATGGGCATCGACAAACCCGACGTGCGGTTCGTCGCCCACCTGGACCTCCCCAAGTCCGTCGAGGGCTACTACCAGGAGACCGGCCGGGCGGGCCGCGACGGGTTGCCGTCCACCGCGTGGCTCGCCTACGGGCTCGCCGACGTCGTGCAGCAGCGGAAGATGATCGAGGAGTCCGACGGCGACCGCGACCACCGGCGGCGCCTCGCCCAGCACCTCGACGCGATGCTCGCGCTCTGCGAGACCGTCGAGTGCCGCCGCACGCAGCTGCTCGCCTACTTCGGGCAGCGCGGCGCGCCCGCCTGCGGCAACTGCGACACCTGCCTGGTGCCGCCCGAGTCATGGGACGGCACGGTGGCGGCGCAGAAGGTGCTCTCCACGGTGTTCCGGCTCGATCGGGAGCGGCGGCAGAAGTTCGGCGCCGGGCAGATCGTCGACATCCTGCTGGGGCGGCGCACGGCGAAGGTCGAGCAGTTCGACCACCACACGCTCAGCGTGTTCGGCGTGGGCGCCGACCTCGGTGAGGCGGAGTGGCGCGCGGTGCTGCGCCAGCTCGTCGCCCGGGGCCTCCTCGCCGTGGAGCCGCGGCACCAGACGTTCGTGCTCACCGACGAGAGCCGCCCCGTGCTACGCGGCGAGCACCAGGTCATGCTGCGGCGCGACCCGCAGCGCCAGGCCCGCCGGTCGCGTCCGGCGAAGGCGGCACAGCCCGATCTCGCGCCCGAGGCCGCCCCGGTGTTCGAGCGGCTGCGCACGTGGCGCGGCGCCACGGCCAAGGAGCAGGGCGTCCCGGCCTACGTGATCTTCCACGACGCCACCCTGCGGGAGATCGCGTCACGGCGCCCCACGTCGCTCGCCGAGCTGGGTCGGGTCAGCGGCGTGGGTGAGACCAAGCTCGCCCGCTACGGCGAGCAGGTGCTCGCGGCGCTCTCGGACTGA
- a CDS encoding DUF742 domain-containing protein: MATRVHGPARRAGRLAVTTEEHPRGSDADLPLESVVTATERAGRTSGLEPEHRAVVELARRPVSLVEIGAALTVPVAVVRGLVGELEDRGLLDVHVPPAFTGGRPTADVLARLLEGLRPR; the protein is encoded by the coding sequence ATGGCAACGCGCGTCCATGGGCCGGCGCGCCGAGCCGGCCGCCTCGCCGTCACAACCGAGGAACACCCCCGGGGGAGTGATGCCGACCTACCCCTGGAATCGGTCGTGACCGCCACCGAGCGCGCCGGCCGGACCTCCGGCCTGGAGCCCGAGCACCGCGCGGTCGTCGAGCTCGCCAGGCGGCCGGTGTCACTCGTCGAGATCGGTGCGGCGCTCACCGTGCCGGTGGCCGTGGTGCGCGGGCTCGTGGGCGAGCTCGAGGACCGCGGTTTGCTCGACGTGCACGTTCCGCCCGCGTTCACGGGTGGACGTCCGACCGCGGACGTGCTCGCCCGGCTCCTCGAGGGCCTGCGGCCGCGCTGA
- a CDS encoding amino acid permease codes for MAATESAERTEDEAILHRLGYAQVLYREMGGFSNFAISFTIISILAGCLTSYYLAFNNGGPIAITWGWLLVGAFCVLVSMAMGEIASAMPTAGALYFWASKLGGPAWGWFTGWFNLIGQIAVTAAIQYGSALFATALLNLWFPDAVGTDTGAVFITLTVIVALQLGLNLLNVNVLALLNTVSAWWHMVGVIVIVAILIAVPDNHQSAGFVFGEVINNSGFSDSAIVFVFGLGLLMAQYTITGYDASAHMSEETRQASRASALGMVMSVVVSVVFGFILLVAVTFAVPDVQGTLDAAGNAVVYIWTESLGETWAEFLLLIAVIAQLFCGTASVTSASRMMFAFSRDRAVPFSGLWRKVAANRVPVNAVTAISVLAWALMLPTLANGVVGYAVGTSIAVIGLYIAFALPIILRIKAGDRFERGAWSLGNHYKWIAPVSVAWIALVCVLFLMPLSPKGIPGAEDFSWESVNYAPITVFGALILFGGWYLLSARNWFTGPVREAGSEEELKTIEAQLDAEAHRDAPGAAAATAGAGAAAGAVAVAEKVGTDTETADDKADDKADDAGDKADPADDEVVKADDEVDAKADAAEESEVVATEPVATETVATEPVVTEPVVAESEAGETAAAESDATADVAKVDTTDGAEDTATTTETATETPDAETAAETAETPAIADPVSADPATAVPATADPATEETATKEPVTGTEAVQEPAADAGTEAAVATEQPREEEGGTGTAGTTAGTTAGTTAAAAGVVTAGAATAAAPAVTEERSEVTADEATTAPVVATDAAAPGEADADLRAQLKEELKAELKAELRAELLDELRREATTNGTVPASATGTDAGASA; via the coding sequence GTGGCTGCCACCGAGAGTGCCGAGCGCACCGAAGACGAGGCGATCCTCCATCGCCTCGGCTACGCCCAGGTGCTTTACCGCGAGATGGGCGGGTTCTCGAACTTCGCCATCTCCTTCACGATCATCTCGATCCTCGCCGGATGTCTGACGTCGTACTACCTCGCCTTCAACAACGGTGGTCCGATCGCGATCACCTGGGGTTGGCTGCTCGTCGGCGCGTTCTGCGTGCTCGTGTCGATGGCGATGGGTGAGATCGCCTCGGCGATGCCGACGGCGGGTGCGCTGTACTTCTGGGCCTCCAAGCTCGGCGGGCCGGCGTGGGGCTGGTTCACCGGCTGGTTCAACCTCATCGGTCAGATCGCCGTGACCGCCGCCATCCAGTACGGCTCTGCACTCTTCGCAACGGCTCTGCTCAACCTGTGGTTCCCCGACGCCGTCGGCACCGACACCGGGGCCGTCTTCATCACCCTGACGGTGATCGTCGCGCTGCAGCTCGGGCTGAACCTGCTCAACGTCAACGTCCTGGCGCTGCTGAACACGGTCTCGGCGTGGTGGCACATGGTCGGCGTCATCGTGATCGTCGCCATCCTGATCGCCGTCCCGGACAACCACCAGTCCGCCGGGTTCGTGTTCGGCGAGGTCATCAACAACTCCGGCTTCTCCGACTCGGCGATCGTGTTCGTCTTCGGCCTCGGGCTGCTGATGGCGCAGTACACGATCACCGGCTACGACGCGTCCGCGCACATGAGCGAGGAGACCCGGCAGGCCTCGCGCGCGTCGGCGCTCGGCATGGTGATGTCCGTCGTCGTGTCCGTGGTGTTCGGGTTCATCCTGCTGGTCGCGGTCACGTTCGCGGTGCCGGACGTGCAGGGCACCCTCGACGCCGCCGGCAACGCCGTGGTCTACATCTGGACCGAGTCGCTCGGCGAGACGTGGGCCGAGTTCCTGCTGCTCATCGCCGTGATCGCCCAGCTGTTCTGCGGCACGGCGTCGGTGACGTCGGCATCGCGGATGATGTTCGCGTTCTCCCGCGACCGGGCGGTGCCGTTCTCGGGGCTGTGGCGCAAGGTCGCGGCCAACCGCGTGCCGGTCAACGCCGTCACCGCGATCTCGGTGCTCGCCTGGGCATTGATGCTCCCGACGCTGGCCAACGGCGTCGTCGGCTACGCCGTGGGCACCTCGATCGCGGTGATCGGCCTCTACATCGCGTTCGCCCTGCCGATCATCCTGCGGATCAAGGCGGGCGACCGGTTCGAGCGCGGCGCGTGGAGCCTCGGTAACCACTACAAGTGGATCGCCCCCGTCTCGGTGGCGTGGATCGCGCTCGTGTGCGTGCTCTTCCTCATGCCGCTCTCGCCCAAGGGCATCCCCGGTGCTGAGGACTTCAGCTGGGAGTCGGTGAACTACGCCCCGATCACCGTGTTCGGCGCGCTCATCCTGTTCGGCGGGTGGTACCTGCTGTCGGCCCGGAACTGGTTCACCGGGCCGGTGCGGGAGGCCGGGTCCGAGGAGGAGCTCAAGACGATCGAGGCGCAGCTGGACGCCGAGGCTCACCGGGACGCCCCGGGTGCCGCTGCAGCGACCGCAGGTGCGGGGGCCGCGGCAGGTGCGGTGGCCGTGGCCGAGAAGGTCGGGACGGACACCGAGACCGCCGACGACAAGGCCGACGACAAGGCCGACGACGCCGGTGACAAGGCCGACCCGGCCGACGACGAGGTCGTCAAGGCCGATGACGAGGTCGACGCGAAGGCCGATGCAGCGGAGGAGTCCGAGGTCGTGGCCACCGAGCCCGTGGCCACCGAGACCGTGGCAACGGAGCCGGTAGTCACGGAGCCGGTGGTGGCCGAGTCCGAGGCCGGGGAGACAGCGGCCGCGGAGAGCGACGCGACGGCCGACGTGGCGAAGGTCGACACCACGGATGGGGCGGAGGACACCGCCACCACGACCGAGACTGCGACCGAGACCCCGGACGCCGAGACGGCCGCTGAGACGGCGGAGACCCCGGCGATCGCGGACCCGGTCAGTGCGGACCCGGCGACTGCAGTCCCGGCCACCGCAGACCCGGCCACCGAGGAAACTGCCACCAAGGAGCCGGTCACCGGCACCGAGGCTGTCCAGGAGCCCGCGGCCGACGCGGGCACCGAGGCCGCGGTCGCGACCGAGCAGCCCCGCGAGGAGGAGGGTGGGACCGGCACGGCTGGGACCACCGCTGGGACCACCGCTGGGACCACCGCTGCCGCAGCGGGTGTCGTCACCGCGGGCGCCGCGACCGCTGCTGCTCCGGCGGTCACCGAGGAGCGGTCCGAGGTCACCGCCGACGAGGCCACGACCGCACCGGTCGTCGCCACCGACGCGGCGGCGCCCGGAGAGGCCGATGCTGACCTGCGGGCGCAGCTGAAGGAGGAGCTCAAGGCCGAGCTGAAGGCGGAGCTGCGTGCGGAGCTGCTCGACGAGCTCCGGCGCGAGGCCACCACCAACGGCACCGTGCCCGCGAGCGCCACCGGCACCGACGCCGGCGCCTCCGCGTAG